From the genome of Vitis riparia cultivar Riparia Gloire de Montpellier isolate 1030 chromosome 2, EGFV_Vit.rip_1.0, whole genome shotgun sequence, one region includes:
- the LOC117931568 gene encoding probable sodium/metabolite cotransporter BASS5, chloroplastic isoform X2: MRGQKKASITDILKGANGILPHVVLASTLVALIYPPSFTWFTTRYYAPALGFLMFAVGVNSSEKDFLEAFNRPMAIFAGYVGQFVVKPLLGYLFGTIAVTIFGLPTAIGAGIMLTSCVSGAQLSNYATFLTDPPMAPLSIVMTSLSTATAVFVTPILSLLLIGKRLPVDVKGMVSSILQIVVAPIAAGLLLNRFLPRICNAIRPFLPPLSVLVTACCVGSPLAINVESVLSPFGVTVSMLIIAFHFTAFVTGYGLTGLVFHEAPDVKALQRTLSFETGMQSSLLALALANRFFQDSLVGVPPAISVVIMSLMGFALVMVWAKRKEPEA; the protein is encoded by the exons ATGCGAGGGCAGAAGAAAGCTTCTATTACTGATATCTTGAAGGGAGCCAACGGGATTCTGCCTCATGTGGTGCTTGCTAGTACATTGGTGGCACTTATCTATCCACCTTCTTTTACTTGGTTCACAACCAG GTATTATGCACCTGCATTAGGATTTCTAATGTTTGCAGTTGGGGTTAATTCAAGTGAAAAGGATTTTCTTGAAGCATTCAATAGACCAATGGCTATATTTGCTGGTTATGTTGGCCAGTTTGTTGTGAAGCCTCTCCTGGGATATTTGTTTGGTACAATTGCAGTAACAATTTTCGGTCTCCCAACTGCTATAG GTGCTGGCATCATGTTGACTTCTTGTGTTAGTGGAGCCCAGCTCTCAAATTATGCTACTTTTCTAACAGACCCGCCAATGGCCCCTCTAAGCATAGTTATGACATCATTATCCACAGCAACGGCAGTTTTTGTCACACCAATTCTGTCACTGTTGCTTATTGGAAAGAGATTGCCTGTTGATGTAAAAGGAATGGTGTCCAGTATTTTGCAGATAGTAGTTGCACCCATTGCTGCAGGCTTGCTTTTAAATAG GTTCCTTCCCCGGATATGTAATGCTATTCGGCCATTTCTGCCTCCACTATCAGTACTTGTGACAGCTTGTTGTGTTGGATCACCGCTTGCTATTAATGTAGAATCTGTTTTGTCCCCTTTCGGTGTAACTGTTTCAATGCTCATTATTGCATTTCACTTCACGGCTTTTGTCACTGGTTATGGCCTCACTGGCCTTGTTTTCCATGAGGCACCTGATGTAAAAGCACTCCAAAGGACACTATCATTTGAGACAG GGATGCAAAGTAGTCTTCTGGCTCTTGCACTTGCAAATAGGTTTTTCCAAGATTCACTTGTGGGAGTGCCTCCAGCAATCTCT GTTGTAATCATGTCTTTGATGGGATTTGCACTTGTCATGGTGTGGGCTAAGAGAAAAGAACCAGAAGCGTGA
- the LOC117931568 gene encoding probable sodium/metabolite cotransporter BASS5, chloroplastic isoform X1, translating into MILSTLMHPAQFQIQRPCVPHSSNATRYQPLLLPPKFSSLSPDRYIVGFPIRTDLNVSLTVASTRFSLTRCVSKKLSESLEPDQDPSYEPEPSQMRGQKKASITDILKGANGILPHVVLASTLVALIYPPSFTWFTTRYYAPALGFLMFAVGVNSSEKDFLEAFNRPMAIFAGYVGQFVVKPLLGYLFGTIAVTIFGLPTAIGAGIMLTSCVSGAQLSNYATFLTDPPMAPLSIVMTSLSTATAVFVTPILSLLLIGKRLPVDVKGMVSSILQIVVAPIAAGLLLNRFLPRICNAIRPFLPPLSVLVTACCVGSPLAINVESVLSPFGVTVSMLIIAFHFTAFVTGYGLTGLVFHEAPDVKALQRTLSFETGMQSSLLALALANRFFQDSLVGVPPAISVVIMSLMGFALVMVWAKRKEPEA; encoded by the exons ATGATCCTTAGTACCCTTATGCATCCGGCCCAGTTTCAGATCCAACGGCCATGCGTCCCTCATTCCTCCAATGCCACCCGATATCAGCCGCTTCTTTTGCCGCCAAAATTCTCTTCCTTGTCCCCAG ATCGCTATATTGTAGGGTTTCCGATTCGTACGGATTTGAATGTATCAT TAACAGTTGCGAGCACAAGGTTTTCACTGACCAGATGTGTTTCCAAGAAGTTATCCGAATCGTTGGAACCGGATCAGGATCCGAGTTACGAACCCGAACCATCACAG ATGCGAGGGCAGAAGAAAGCTTCTATTACTGATATCTTGAAGGGAGCCAACGGGATTCTGCCTCATGTGGTGCTTGCTAGTACATTGGTGGCACTTATCTATCCACCTTCTTTTACTTGGTTCACAACCAG GTATTATGCACCTGCATTAGGATTTCTAATGTTTGCAGTTGGGGTTAATTCAAGTGAAAAGGATTTTCTTGAAGCATTCAATAGACCAATGGCTATATTTGCTGGTTATGTTGGCCAGTTTGTTGTGAAGCCTCTCCTGGGATATTTGTTTGGTACAATTGCAGTAACAATTTTCGGTCTCCCAACTGCTATAG GTGCTGGCATCATGTTGACTTCTTGTGTTAGTGGAGCCCAGCTCTCAAATTATGCTACTTTTCTAACAGACCCGCCAATGGCCCCTCTAAGCATAGTTATGACATCATTATCCACAGCAACGGCAGTTTTTGTCACACCAATTCTGTCACTGTTGCTTATTGGAAAGAGATTGCCTGTTGATGTAAAAGGAATGGTGTCCAGTATTTTGCAGATAGTAGTTGCACCCATTGCTGCAGGCTTGCTTTTAAATAG GTTCCTTCCCCGGATATGTAATGCTATTCGGCCATTTCTGCCTCCACTATCAGTACTTGTGACAGCTTGTTGTGTTGGATCACCGCTTGCTATTAATGTAGAATCTGTTTTGTCCCCTTTCGGTGTAACTGTTTCAATGCTCATTATTGCATTTCACTTCACGGCTTTTGTCACTGGTTATGGCCTCACTGGCCTTGTTTTCCATGAGGCACCTGATGTAAAAGCACTCCAAAGGACACTATCATTTGAGACAG GGATGCAAAGTAGTCTTCTGGCTCTTGCACTTGCAAATAGGTTTTTCCAAGATTCACTTGTGGGAGTGCCTCCAGCAATCTCT GTTGTAATCATGTCTTTGATGGGATTTGCACTTGTCATGGTGTGGGCTAAGAGAAAAGAACCAGAAGCGTGA